The Erigeron canadensis isolate Cc75 chromosome 4, C_canadensis_v1, whole genome shotgun sequence genome window below encodes:
- the LOC122595762 gene encoding 50S ribosomal protein L18, chloroplastic: protein MSSVSLSFLQSACCQKQLNNKLLFNQPTPPLMSSFSSKRRVSLIVEASARTRQDNRQARHARIRKKVEGTPERPRLCVFRSNKHMYVQVIDDTKMHTLASASTMQKPLSEEFDFTSGPTIDVAKKIGEAIAKSCIEKGITAVAFDRGGYPYHGRIQALADAAREHGLQF from the exons atgtcaTCGGTTTCGCTGTCATTTCTACAGAGCGCATGCTGTCAGAAACAGCTGAATAATAAGCTCTTATTCAATCAGCCAACGCCGCCATTGATGTCATCATTCAGCAGCAAAAGAAGAGTGTCTCTGATTGTGGAAGCCAGTGCTCGAACACGACAGGATAACCGACAAGCTCGTCATGCCCGTATCCGTAAGAAG GTGGAAGGGACACCCGAAAGACCAAGATTATGTGTTTTTCGTTCCAACAAGCATATGTATGTCCAAGTGATAGACGATACTAAAATGCATACTCTTGCATCAGCTTCAACGATGCAGAAACCCCTTTCTGAAGAGTTTGATTTCACCTCCGGTCCCACTATC GATGTTGCTAAGAAAATAGGAGAAGCTATTGCAAAGTCGTGCATCGAGAAAGGGATCACAGCCGTTGCCTTTGATCGAGGTGGTTATCCTTATCATGGACGTATTCAGGCACTTGCTGATGCAGCTAGAGAACATGGTCTTCAGTTCTAG
- the LOC122597440 gene encoding probable purine permease 10, which yields MSTREPQSSSNDVAATIVRTTDRKWWLKMATYTLCVLFGQILATLLVRLYYNKGGKNVWLTSLVETIGFPILIPFYLYFKPLTYHQLNTNNNTQNTQPSLWVLSGIYISLGLLQSVTSILYSLGLYYLPLSTFSLISTTQLAFNAFFAFFLNAQKLTPLIINSLVLLTISTVLLVLQSDSEENQVGVSQDQQHLKLGFVVTIVASALYSLGLSLTQLSFQKVLKGETFSIVLNMIIYQSLVASIVTIIALFVSGQWNDLQGEMVSFELGNISYWVIIICVAIAWQIATIGGVGLIFEVSSLFSNVISTLALPIIPVLAVIVFHEKMNGIKVIATVLAIWGFASYVYQHYLDESQPAIQSEVIDEVVEEVVDEVVETLPEPS from the coding sequence ATGTCAACAAGGGAGCCACAATCCTCATCAAATGATGTTGCTGCCACAATTGTTAGAACCACAGACAGAAAATGGTGGCTTAAAATGGCCACATACACCCTTTGTGTCCTTTTTGGGCAAATATTGGCAACCCTCCTTGTAAGACTATACTACAACAAAGGTGGAAAAAATGTTTGGTTGACATCACTAGTAGAAACTATTGGCTTTCCTATTCTTATacctttttatctatattttaaaccattaacatatcatcaactaaatacaaataataacacacaaaacacacaaccTTCCCTTTGGGTTCTTTCAGGAATCTACATTTCTCTTGGATTACTACAATCAGTAACAAGTATATTATACTCACTTGGATTATACTACCTTCCCTTATCAACATTTTCACTCATTAGCACAACACAACTCGCTTTCAACGCTTTCTTTGCTTTCTTTCTAAATGCCCAAAAATTGACGCCCTTGATTATCAACTCATTAGTACTTTTAACAATATCAACAGTTTTATTAGTCCTTCAAAGTGATTCAGAAGAAAATCAAGTAGGTGTGTCACAAGATCAACAACATTTAAAGTTAGGATTTGTAGTTACGATCGTTGCATCTGCACTTTATTCATTAGGCCTTTCCTTAACTCAATTGTCATTTCAAAAAGTACTAAAAGGAGAAACTTTCTCTATAGTATTGAATATGATTATCTACCAGTCATTAGTGGCATCAATAGTCACAATCATCGCATTATTCGTGAGTGGTCAATGGAACGACTTGCAGGGTGAAATGGTGAGCTTTGAATTAGGAAATATATCATATTGGGTTATTATTATTTGCGTCGCGATTGCATGGCAAATTGCTACAATTGGTGGAGTTGGGTTGATCTTTGAGGTGTCATCACTCTTTTCTAATGTGATCAGTACTCTGGCTCTACCCATTATTCCGGTTCTGGCAGTTATCGTATTTCATGAAAAGATGAATGGGATTAAGGTAATTGCCACAGTGCTGGCTATATGGGGTTTTGCTTCTTATGTGTACCAACATTATCTTGATGAGTCCCAACCCGCAATTCAAAGTGAAGTTATTGACGAGGTTGTTGAAGAGGTAGTTGACGAGGTTGTTGAAACATTACCAGAACCTTCATAA
- the LOC122596327 gene encoding mitogen-activated protein kinase kinase kinase 1-like gives MSTNNKHHQKRLIPRLDRRNAAKNIDYDASTSSSSSSSDGSSHRNRSLSDQTSFRIGGYDGEIDFICQSLGLSPEDLFINPVEWNAHNHSINHDVTVSRYNYVVQNSVTKVGASNDDYEDDVTVRRNDVGDDVTVCGNIDVVQLRNDCVCLDININNSNNNEDGVTKGLERWNKESESGIKGVWPGALVAPPPVRLSRVMVDDFGSNWELIRGFSGPDLKEDVLVNDGGDNDGDEVISNAGPLKYSSTSIKNWQKGEFLGRGSYGTVYEGFTEHGFFFAVKEVSLLDEGSQGKQSIVQLEQEISLLSQFKHENVVRYLGTDTCDGKLYIFLELVTKGSLAKLYQKYHLGDSQVSAYTRQILGGLNYLHERDVVHRDIKCANILVDANGSVKLADFGLAKATKLNDIKSCKGTPYWMAPEVVNRKNNGYGLAADIWSLGCTVLEMLTRKIPYSHLEGMQALFRIGRGEPPPIPDTLSAEAQDFILKCLQVNQNDRPTAAQLLMHPFVKARSLNHGGICS, from the exons ATGTCTACTAATAATAAGCACCACCAAAAGCGCTTAATCCCGCGCCTTGATCGGAGAAATGCCGCGAAAAACATCGATTACGATGCatccacatcatcatcatcctcctcCTCTGACGGATCGAGTCACCGGAACCGATCGCTTTCCGATCAAACTAGTTTCCGAATTGGAGGTTATGACGGCGAGATTGACTTCATTTGTCAAAGTTTAGGCCTCTCACCTGAGGACCTTTTTATTAACCCAGTTGAATGGAACGCTCACAATCATAGTATCAATCATGACGTCACTGTTTCTCGATATAATTATGTTGTTCAGAATTCTGTTACTAAAGTTGGGGCCAGTAATGATGATTATGAAGATGACGTCACCGTTCGCCGAAATGATGTTGGGGATGACGTCACTGTTTGTGGAAATATTGATGTAGTTCAGTTGAGGAATgattgtgtttgtttagatattaatattaataatagtaataataatgagGATGGTGTGACTAAAGGACTTGAGAGATGGAATAAGGAAAGTGAAAGTGGGATAAAAGGTGTATGGCCGGGGGCGTTAGTAGCTCCGCCCCCGGTCAGGCTGAGTAGAGTGATGGTGGATGATTTCGGATCGAATTGGGAATTGATTCGGGGTTTTAGCGGGCCGGATTTAAAGGAAGATGTTTTGGTTAATGATGGAGGTGATAATGATGGGGATGAGGTTATTTCGAATGCAGGGCCTTTGAAGTATAGTAGTACTAGTATTAAGAACTGGCAGAAGGGGGAGTTTCTTGGAAGGGGGTCATACGGAACTGTGTATGAAGGCTTCACCGA ACATGGGTTTTTCTTTGCTGTGAAAGAAGTTTCTCTGCTTGATGAAGGAAGCCAAGGAAAGCAGAGCATCGTTCAACTTGAACAG GAGATATCTTTATTAAGCCAATTTAAACACGAGAACGTAGTTCGATATCTTGGGACTGATACa TGTGATGGCAAACTATACATTTTTCTTGAGCTTGTAACTAAAGGTTCGCTAGCTAAACTTTATCAAAAGTATCACTTGGGAGATTCTCAAGTCTCTGCATACACCAGGCAGATTTTGGGAGGGCTGAATTACTTGCATGAACGCGACGTGGTTCATAG GGATATCAAATGTGCTAATATATTGGTAGATGCAAACGGATCCGTAAAGCTTGCGGATTTCGGGTTAGCAAAG GCAACCAAACTGAATGACATTAAATCTTGCAAAGGGACTCCTTATTGGATGGCACCAGAG GTTGTTAATAGGAAGAATAATGGTTATGGGCTTGCAGCTGATATATGGAGTCTTGGTTGCACTGTGTTGGAGATGCTAACGAGAAAAATTCCATACTCTCACTTGGAAGGG ATGCAAGCATTGTTCAGAATTGGTAGGGGCGAACCCCCTCCTATTCCTGACACATTATCTGCAGAGGCCCAAGATTTCATTCTCAAATGCTTGCAAGTTAACCAAAATGATCGACCAACTGCTGCTCAGCTATTGATGCACCCATTTGTCAAGGCACGGAGTCTGAACCATGGGGGGATATGTTCATGA